A genomic stretch from Methylorubrum extorquens includes:
- a CDS encoding putative inositol mono-phosphatase (Evidence 3 : Putative function from multiple computational evidences; Product type e : enzyme), whose product MSVVDLAQFMEDLATQSGAAILPFFRAHFGLDDKSHGTGHAFDPVTEADRAAEAVMRRMINDRLPNHGILGEEFGSERADAECVWVLDPIDGTRAFISGLPTWGTLIGLTHHGAAVRGLMHQPYLGERFLGDGKTASVRSAKGERPLHTRRNEALGNAILATTDPRLFTEGEEAERFRTIEGKVKMSRYGTDCYAYCMLAAGQIDLVVEAGLKPYDIVALIPIVEGAGGVVTSWDGGPATGGGRIVAAGDRRLHDAALKVLNP is encoded by the coding sequence ATGAGCGTCGTCGATCTCGCCCAGTTCATGGAAGACCTCGCCACCCAGTCCGGAGCGGCGATCCTGCCGTTCTTCCGGGCGCATTTCGGACTGGACGACAAGTCCCACGGGACCGGCCACGCCTTCGACCCGGTCACCGAGGCGGACCGCGCGGCGGAAGCGGTGATGCGGCGGATGATCAACGACCGGCTGCCGAACCACGGCATCCTCGGCGAGGAATTCGGCTCCGAGCGGGCGGATGCGGAATGCGTCTGGGTGCTCGACCCGATCGACGGCACCCGCGCCTTCATCAGCGGCCTGCCGACCTGGGGCACGCTGATCGGGCTGACCCATCACGGCGCGGCGGTGCGCGGCCTGATGCACCAGCCCTATCTCGGCGAGCGCTTCCTCGGCGACGGTAAGACGGCGAGCGTACGCTCCGCGAAGGGCGAGCGCCCCCTCCACACCCGCCGCAACGAGGCGCTCGGCAACGCCATCCTCGCCACCACCGACCCGCGCCTGTTCACGGAAGGGGAGGAGGCCGAGCGATTCCGGACGATCGAGGGGAAGGTGAAGATGTCCCGCTACGGCACCGACTGCTACGCCTATTGCATGCTCGCCGCCGGCCAGATCGACCTCGTGGTCGAGGCGGGGCTGAAGCCCTACGACATCGTCGCGCTGATCCCCATCGTCGAGGGCGCGGGCGGCGTCGTCACGAGCTGGGACGGCGGCCCGGCCACCGGCGGCGGCCGGATCGTGGCGGCGGGCGACCGCCGGCTGCACGACGCCGCGCTGAAAGTGCTCAACCCGTAG
- a CDS encoding protein of unknown function (Evidence 5 : Unknown function) — MAKISVTWANEYSMGLAGWQAGLILATAQAAADAWGKYIQVESTFDIAIGIGNVGGALANGGPQWTWNGRWWENTPILKAREGYDPNGGVQDANLTLGEHTFRDWFYDPTGVAAAPGNRFDAFTIFQHEIGHGLGFLEFPATVGANGLLLFNGENTRTVLGGPVVLDGARAHVWGSEDLMDPYLGWGQRSYISDLDLAMLQDKGMPISTERADKMWLGNRADTFFAYGGDDWIDGGWGDDKLFGGAGNDTLIGADGNDALDGGAGDDTLIGGNGGDTLDGGEGIDRAVLTGRSQDYVALYGAAGSLAIKHLGSGSIDTLTSIETLNFDDTVLGMSGLLAHLQQRFGPVQAGKAPYEMALNAAADEAYRPDIPEIDGAFSVTARVRFDDLAGGHFQRVFDTGNGPDSDNIWLGQVGNGRDMAFEILDGAIKHSITARDGIIQGVEAGWTAGVDERGWMSLYKDGVLVAEGQGVVPRDLTRAKDLVGQSNWAQDAALKGGIYDLTFKDDLPDIHGAFTASATVRFDDLDAGAWQRVYDIGNGAGAENVFLGQIGTSSDMQFMILNGTNSANIVAKGAIVEGQEATWTTSVNETGWMRLFKDGVLLAEGQGIVPKDVARTNEFVGKSNWTWDKPLVGEVSDLTITPFKGIPEIDGAFKMFAEVRFDDLAHGNYQRVFDTGNGRDSNNIWLGQVGNGDDMAFEILTGATKHRITAADTIVEGEMAKWQASVDEAGYMRLIKNDKLVAEGQGAVPLDVLRTSDLVGQSNWSWDTALAGQVKDLIFA; from the coding sequence ATGGCGAAAATCTCGGTCACCTGGGCCAATGAATACTCGATGGGGTTGGCCGGGTGGCAGGCTGGTCTGATCCTCGCGACGGCACAGGCGGCTGCCGACGCTTGGGGTAAGTACATCCAAGTCGAAAGCACGTTCGATATCGCGATCGGGATCGGAAATGTCGGCGGCGCCCTCGCCAACGGCGGCCCGCAATGGACCTGGAACGGGAGATGGTGGGAAAACACCCCCATCCTAAAGGCCCGCGAGGGGTATGACCCGAACGGCGGCGTGCAGGACGCCAACCTCACGCTCGGCGAGCATACGTTCCGCGATTGGTTCTACGATCCGACAGGTGTTGCGGCCGCGCCCGGCAACAGGTTCGACGCCTTCACCATTTTCCAGCACGAGATCGGCCACGGGCTGGGCTTCCTCGAATTCCCTGCCACGGTCGGAGCCAACGGGCTGCTCCTCTTCAATGGTGAGAACACGCGGACGGTTCTCGGCGGCCCGGTCGTACTCGATGGGGCCCGGGCGCACGTGTGGGGATCCGAGGATCTCATGGATCCCTATCTCGGCTGGGGCCAGCGGTCCTACATCTCGGACCTCGACCTGGCGATGCTTCAGGACAAGGGGATGCCGATCTCGACCGAGCGGGCCGACAAGATGTGGCTCGGCAACCGGGCCGACACCTTCTTCGCCTATGGCGGTGACGACTGGATCGACGGCGGCTGGGGCGACGACAAGCTCTTCGGCGGCGCGGGCAACGACACGCTCATCGGCGCGGACGGGAACGACGCGCTGGACGGGGGTGCGGGCGACGACACGCTCATCGGCGGGAACGGGGGCGACACGCTGGATGGGGGCGAGGGCATCGACAGGGCCGTGTTGACGGGCCGGAGCCAGGACTACGTCGCGCTCTACGGTGCCGCCGGTTCACTCGCCATCAAGCACCTCGGCTCCGGCAGCATCGACACGCTGACCTCGATCGAGACGCTGAACTTCGACGACACCGTGCTCGGCATGTCGGGCCTCCTCGCCCATCTGCAACAGCGCTTCGGGCCCGTACAGGCCGGCAAGGCGCCCTACGAGATGGCCCTGAACGCCGCCGCGGACGAGGCCTATCGCCCCGACATCCCCGAGATCGACGGCGCGTTCAGCGTCACCGCGCGGGTGCGGTTCGACGACCTTGCCGGCGGCCATTTCCAGCGCGTCTTCGATACCGGCAACGGTCCGGACAGCGACAACATCTGGCTCGGTCAGGTCGGCAACGGACGGGACATGGCCTTCGAGATCCTCGACGGCGCGATCAAGCATAGCATCACCGCCCGGGACGGCATTATCCAGGGCGTCGAGGCGGGCTGGACCGCCGGTGTCGACGAGCGCGGATGGATGTCGCTGTACAAGGACGGCGTGCTCGTCGCCGAGGGTCAGGGGGTGGTGCCCCGCGACCTGACGCGCGCGAAGGATCTTGTGGGCCAATCCAACTGGGCGCAGGACGCTGCGCTGAAGGGGGGCATCTACGACCTGACCTTCAAGGACGACCTGCCCGACATCCACGGCGCCTTCACCGCCAGTGCGACGGTTCGGTTCGATGATCTCGATGCCGGTGCGTGGCAGCGCGTCTACGACATCGGCAACGGTGCCGGCGCCGAGAACGTCTTTCTCGGCCAGATCGGCACCTCCAGCGACATGCAGTTCATGATCCTGAACGGCACCAACTCCGCCAACATCGTGGCCAAGGGCGCGATCGTCGAAGGCCAGGAAGCCACCTGGACGACCAGCGTCAACGAGACCGGTTGGATGCGCCTGTTCAAGGACGGCGTACTCCTGGCCGAGGGACAGGGCATCGTCCCGAAGGACGTCGCGCGGACCAACGAGTTCGTCGGCAAGTCCAACTGGACGTGGGACAAGCCGCTCGTCGGCGAGGTGAGCGACCTGACGATCACGCCGTTCAAGGGCATCCCGGAGATCGACGGCGCCTTCAAGATGTTCGCCGAAGTCCGCTTCGACGATCTCGCCCACGGAAACTATCAGCGCGTGTTCGATACCGGCAACGGGCGGGACAGCAACAACATCTGGCTCGGTCAGGTCGGCAACGGTGACGACATGGCCTTCGAGATCCTCACGGGCGCCACGAAGCACCGGATCACGGCGGCGGACACCATCGTCGAGGGTGAGATGGCGAAGTGGCAGGCCAGCGTGGACGAGGCCGGCTACATGCGCCTGATCAAGAACGACAAGCTCGTGGCCGAGGGCCAGGGCGCGGTTCCGCTGGATGTGCTGCGCACCAGCGATCTGGTCGGCCAGTCCAACTGGTCGTGGGATACCGCGCTGGCCGGACAGGTGAAGGATCTGATCTTCGCCTGA
- a CDS encoding putative lysophospholipase L2 (pldB-like) (Evidence 3 : Putative function from multiple computational evidences; Product type e : enzyme): MLTLRPTPGNPVPPGARLVPVETADGVSLRAATWQPTTRGVKGTVCLLQGRAEFIEKYFETISDLRARGFCVVAFDWRGQGDSGRQVRDAHKGHVRHFDDYRLDLKAITETVLVPMMPEPHFGLAHSMGGAVALTLAAEGRLPFRRLVTVAPMLAIRMVRWPAGASLLARGLQRLGLGRCYIPFGTAVSIATKPFAGNRLSTDPVRYARNAEAARAVGAGAVGDPTIAWLAAAFRAMRRLADPALIRRIRTPCLIVAAGADPVCSTPAVERFAARLKTGHLIVLPGARHEILTECDAVRADFWAAFDAFIPGHLVHSAVGETAPHATIAG; encoded by the coding sequence GTGCTGACCCTGCGTCCCACCCCCGGTAATCCGGTGCCGCCCGGCGCCCGCCTCGTGCCGGTCGAGACCGCCGACGGCGTCTCCTTGCGGGCCGCGACGTGGCAGCCGACGACGCGGGGCGTGAAGGGCACGGTCTGCCTGCTTCAGGGCCGGGCCGAGTTCATCGAGAAGTATTTCGAGACGATCAGCGACCTGCGCGCCCGCGGCTTCTGCGTGGTCGCCTTCGATTGGCGCGGCCAGGGCGATTCCGGCCGTCAGGTCCGCGACGCCCACAAGGGCCATGTCCGTCACTTCGATGATTACCGTCTCGACCTGAAGGCGATCACCGAGACCGTGCTCGTGCCGATGATGCCCGAGCCGCATTTCGGGCTCGCCCATTCCATGGGCGGGGCTGTGGCGCTGACACTCGCGGCGGAGGGCCGGCTGCCGTTCCGGCGGCTCGTCACCGTCGCCCCGATGCTGGCGATCCGCATGGTGCGCTGGCCGGCGGGCGCCTCGCTGCTGGCGCGGGGCCTGCAGCGGCTCGGGCTCGGGCGTTGCTACATCCCTTTCGGCACGGCCGTCTCGATCGCCACGAAGCCGTTCGCCGGCAACCGCCTCTCGACCGATCCGGTGCGCTACGCTCGCAACGCCGAGGCCGCCCGCGCGGTCGGAGCCGGTGCGGTCGGCGATCCGACCATCGCCTGGCTCGCCGCCGCCTTCCGGGCGATGCGCCGGCTGGCGGACCCGGCGCTGATCCGGCGGATCCGCACGCCCTGCCTGATCGTCGCGGCGGGCGCCGACCCGGTCTGCAGCACGCCGGCGGTCGAGCGCTTCGCCGCCCGGCTCAAGACCGGGCACCTGATCGTGCTGCCGGGCGCCCGCCACGAGATCCTGACCGAATGCGACGCGGTCCGCGCCGATTTCTGGGCGGCCTTCGACGCGTTCATTCCCGGCCATCTCGTCCATTCGGCCGTCGGTGAAACCGCTCCTCACGCCACCATCGCCGGCTGA
- the ibpA gene encoding heat shock chaperone (Evidence 2a : Function from experimental evidences in other organisms; PubMedId : 12055295, 1356969, 20179655; Product type f : factor) encodes MRQFDLAPLYRSTVGFDRLFSALDGFVSTEAAPTYPPYNIERTGENVYRVTVAVAGFTEADLSIEVKENALTIKGERKPAEGKSAEVLYQGIAARAFERRFQLADHVQVTGAVLENGLLHVDLVREVPEAKKPRRIEIASRPSSQPVIEGSVQQAA; translated from the coding sequence ATGCGTCAGTTCGATCTTGCCCCCCTGTACCGTTCCACCGTCGGTTTCGACCGCCTGTTCTCGGCCCTCGACGGTTTCGTGAGCACCGAGGCCGCTCCGACCTACCCGCCCTACAACATCGAGCGCACCGGTGAGAACGTCTACCGCGTCACCGTCGCGGTCGCCGGCTTTACCGAGGCCGACCTGTCGATCGAGGTGAAGGAGAACGCCCTCACCATCAAGGGTGAGCGCAAGCCTGCCGAGGGCAAGTCCGCCGAGGTGCTCTACCAGGGCATCGCCGCCCGCGCCTTCGAGCGCCGCTTCCAGCTCGCCGACCACGTTCAGGTGACCGGCGCCGTACTCGAGAACGGCCTCCTCCATGTCGATCTCGTCCGTGAGGTCCCGGAGGCGAAGAAGCCGCGCCGCATCGAGATCGCCAGCCGGCCGTCGAGCCAGCCGGTGATCGAGGGCTCGGTCCAGCAGGCCGCCTAA
- a CDS encoding conserved protein of unknown function (Evidence 4 : Unknown function but conserved in other organisms), producing MLGTGGPTFDRFVRDRSFCEATEIGRRAFVPTRDNPGCFVGYTCYEPGPGDRFGDF from the coding sequence GTGCTCGGCACCGGCGGGCCGACCTTCGACCGGTTCGTGCGCGACCGCTCGTTCTGCGAGGCCACCGAGATCGGTCGGCGTGCCTTCGTGCCGACCCGCGACAATCCGGGCTGCTTCGTCGGGTACACCTGCTACGAGCCCGGTCCCGGCGACCGGTTCGGGGATTTCTGA
- a CDS encoding putative mannose-6-phosphate isomerase (Evidence 3 : Putative function from multiple computational evidences; Product type e : enzyme) — protein sequence MTGTGAALCRVVRPGKAFIGKQGLSYAPGISAETAGATGLHLQMVTIPPGARAKAHKHEGHETAIYALAGTSCTWWGERLEHHTELRPGEYFYIPAGMPHLPYNPSPTEPCTALIARTDPNEQESVVLLPELDGIHP from the coding sequence ATGACCGGCACGGGCGCGGCGCTCTGCCGGGTGGTGCGGCCCGGCAAGGCCTTCATCGGCAAGCAGGGATTGTCCTACGCGCCCGGCATCTCGGCGGAAACGGCGGGGGCGACGGGCCTTCACCTGCAAATGGTGACGATCCCGCCCGGAGCGCGGGCCAAGGCCCATAAGCACGAGGGCCACGAGACCGCGATCTACGCGCTCGCCGGCACCTCCTGCACGTGGTGGGGCGAGCGGCTGGAGCACCACACCGAGCTGCGGCCCGGCGAGTACTTCTACATTCCGGCCGGCATGCCGCACCTGCCCTACAATCCGAGCCCGACCGAACCGTGCACAGCGCTCATCGCCCGCACCGATCCGAACGAGCAGGAAAGCGTGGTGCTGCTGCCGGAGCTCGACGGGATACATCCGTGA
- a CDS encoding protein of unknown function (Evidence 5 : Unknown function), whose translation MATLKEFEEALREHGMHMALALLERLRERDRQTRTIRPARRLTGQKMTPDLARAILELHASTGMTQQEIAFKVGVNQGRVNEVIKRGKWLDDDPPRPRGGGARQGEGTDARRPQTASEALGSQGSAARGKAAGRPPGAVRVRGHVAP comes from the coding sequence ATGGCGACGCTGAAGGAATTCGAGGAGGCTCTGCGCGAGCACGGCATGCACATGGCGCTCGCCCTGCTGGAGCGCCTGCGCGAGCGTGACCGCCAGACCCGCACCATCCGCCCGGCCCGGCGCCTCACCGGCCAGAAGATGACGCCCGATCTCGCCCGCGCGATCCTGGAACTGCACGCCTCCACCGGCATGACGCAGCAGGAGATCGCCTTCAAGGTCGGGGTGAACCAGGGCCGGGTCAACGAGGTGATCAAGCGCGGCAAGTGGCTCGACGACGATCCCCCACGCCCCCGAGGCGGTGGCGCGCGACAAGGCGAAGGCACGGATGCGCGCCGACCCCAAACCGCGTCCGAAGCCCTCGGTTCGCAAGGAAGCGCCGCGCGCGGCAAAGCGGCCGGCCGCCCCCCAGGGGCAGTTCGCGTTCGGGGACATGTAGCGCCATGA
- a CDS encoding conserved protein of unknown function (Evidence 4 : Unknown function but conserved in other organisms) translates to MARDKAKARMRADPKPRPKPSVRKEAPRAAKRPAAPQGQFAFGDM, encoded by the coding sequence GTGGCGCGCGACAAGGCGAAGGCACGGATGCGCGCCGACCCCAAACCGCGTCCGAAGCCCTCGGTTCGCAAGGAAGCGCCGCGCGCGGCAAAGCGGCCGGCCGCCCCCCAGGGGCAGTTCGCGTTCGGGGACATGTAG
- a CDS encoding conserved protein of unknown function (Evidence 4 : Unknown function but conserved in other organisms): MPQRAGMLAEREPVGYTAHHPIVREMPAMISPVLPVSRAEAVPGAPGLVEALESGSVLVFRDLDFPFDAFEQRFVERPFADGKAKNVAIRNETAELRGGAGSAEEQARLRDLLVRYRRFAENLIDTYLPAYREKVSLAGTSYRPFDVDKRKLSWRRDDTRMHVDAFPSNPIGERRILRIFRNINAEGQPRLWRVGEDFGSMAEKFLPKLPGYSGLSASVLAALKITKAKRSEYDHLMLHLHDALKRDLDYQANAPQADVRFQPGETWVTFSDLVMHGAMGGRYMLEQTAYIAVADQADPEKSPQRILAKKLGRPLKH; the protein is encoded by the coding sequence ATGCCGCAGCGGGCCGGCATGTTGGCAGAGCGTGAGCCGGTCGGTTACACCGCGCACCATCCAATCGTGCGGGAAATGCCAGCCATGATCAGCCCCGTCCTTCCCGTCTCCCGCGCCGAGGCGGTGCCGGGCGCGCCCGGCCTTGTCGAGGCGCTGGAAAGCGGCTCGGTCCTCGTCTTCCGCGATCTCGACTTCCCCTTCGACGCCTTCGAGCAGCGTTTCGTCGAGCGCCCCTTCGCCGACGGCAAGGCCAAGAACGTCGCGATCCGCAACGAAACCGCCGAACTGAGGGGCGGAGCCGGCAGCGCGGAGGAGCAGGCGCGCCTGCGCGACCTCCTGGTGCGCTACCGCCGGTTCGCGGAAAACCTGATCGACACCTATCTCCCCGCCTACCGCGAAAAGGTCTCGCTCGCGGGCACCTCCTACCGGCCGTTCGACGTCGACAAGCGCAAGCTGAGCTGGCGGCGCGACGACACGCGCATGCATGTCGATGCCTTCCCCTCCAACCCGATCGGCGAGCGGCGCATCCTGCGCATCTTCCGCAACATCAACGCCGAGGGGCAGCCGCGGCTGTGGCGGGTCGGCGAGGATTTCGGCTCGATGGCCGAGAAATTCCTGCCGAAGCTCCCGGGCTATTCCGGCCTCTCGGCGAGCGTGCTGGCCGCGCTCAAGATCACCAAGGCCAAGCGCTCGGAATACGATCACCTGATGCTGCACCTCCACGACGCCCTGAAGCGCGACCTGGACTATCAGGCGAACGCGCCCCAGGCGGATGTGCGCTTCCAGCCCGGCGAGACCTGGGTGACCTTCTCCGACCTCGTGATGCACGGCGCCATGGGCGGGCGCTACATGCTGGAGCAGACCGCCTATATCGCGGTCGCCGACCAGGCCGACCCCGAGAAGAGCCCGCAGCGGATTTTGGCGAAAAAGCTCGGCCGACCGCTGAAGCATTGA
- a CDS encoding conserved protein of unknown function, putative inner membrane protein, putative permease (Evidence 4 : Unknown function but conserved in other organisms) — MGGTDRTEPELARSQRVLRALLVAALLALGLYILSGFLRALVWAVVLAIALWPLFVRAHRRFPPGRHNILWPAVFTGLVALVLLLPIAVLAVEAGREAHDLLAYAREAERNGIPVPDFVARLPYGAAAVTEWWNAHLAHAGLAHELSERLNTTSNRDLTRSLGAGLVHRAVLFGFCLLALFFLFREGDTVIAQSLRASHRLFGPRGERVARQMVASVHGTVDGLVLVGIGEGFLLGIVYAFAGVPHPVLFGALTAVAAMIPFGAPLAFGIAAVLLLAGGAVAPAAIVVAAGFVVTFVADHFVRPALIGGTTRLPFLWVLLGILGGVETFGLLGLFVGPAVMAALILLWREFTEGSEGPA; from the coding sequence ATGGGCGGCACGGATCGGACGGAACCTGAGCTCGCCCGCAGCCAGAGGGTGCTGCGCGCCCTCCTCGTCGCGGCGCTGCTGGCGCTGGGCCTCTACATCCTGTCCGGCTTCCTGAGGGCGCTGGTGTGGGCGGTGGTGCTCGCCATCGCCCTCTGGCCGCTCTTCGTCCGCGCGCACCGCCGCTTCCCGCCGGGGCGGCACAACATCCTGTGGCCGGCCGTCTTTACCGGCCTCGTGGCTCTGGTTCTGCTGCTACCCATCGCCGTGCTGGCGGTCGAGGCGGGCCGCGAGGCGCACGACCTCCTGGCCTATGCCCGCGAGGCCGAGCGCAACGGCATTCCGGTGCCGGATTTCGTCGCCCGCCTGCCCTATGGGGCTGCTGCCGTCACCGAGTGGTGGAACGCCCACCTCGCCCATGCGGGGCTGGCGCATGAGTTGAGCGAGCGGCTCAACACGACCTCGAACCGCGACCTCACCCGCAGCCTCGGGGCGGGTTTGGTGCACCGGGCGGTGCTGTTCGGGTTCTGCCTGCTGGCGCTGTTCTTCCTGTTTCGCGAGGGCGATACGGTGATCGCCCAGTCGCTGCGGGCGAGCCATCGCCTGTTCGGGCCGCGCGGCGAGCGGGTCGCGCGCCAGATGGTGGCCTCCGTCCACGGCACGGTGGACGGGCTCGTTCTCGTCGGGATCGGCGAGGGCTTCCTGCTCGGCATCGTCTACGCCTTTGCCGGCGTGCCGCACCCGGTGTTGTTCGGGGCGCTCACCGCGGTGGCAGCGATGATCCCCTTCGGCGCGCCCCTCGCCTTTGGCATCGCCGCCGTGCTGCTGCTGGCGGGCGGGGCGGTCGCCCCCGCCGCGATCGTGGTGGCGGCGGGCTTCGTCGTCACCTTCGTCGCCGACCATTTCGTGCGCCCGGCGCTGATCGGCGGCACCACTCGCCTGCCCTTCCTGTGGGTGCTGCTCGGCATCCTCGGCGGCGTCGAGACCTTCGGCCTGCTTGGACTGTTCGTCGGCCCGGCGGTGATGGCCGCGCTGATCCTGCTGTGGCGCGAATTCACGGAGGGGTCCGAGGGGCCCGCGTGA
- a CDS encoding GGDEF domain containing protein has protein sequence MGAEKKPPGIVNMGPDACLVRLGSEEFVLLVPGRSPAEARWLAEEIRHPVARVDDLTAWTISLGVSAVEPGEADFSAAIERAARSLYRAKAQGVTVPRPEAASGLPLCPP, from the coding sequence GTGGGAGCAGAAAAGAAGCCGCCCGGCATCGTGAACATGGGCCCCGACGCCTGCCTCGTCCGGCTTGGCAGCGAAGAGTTCGTTCTGCTCGTGCCCGGACGAAGCCCGGCCGAGGCGCGCTGGCTCGCCGAGGAGATCCGCCACCCGGTCGCCCGTGTGGACGACCTCACGGCCTGGACCATCAGCCTCGGCGTCAGTGCGGTCGAGCCGGGCGAGGCGGACTTTTCCGCTGCCATCGAGCGGGCCGCCCGCTCCCTCTATCGCGCCAAAGCCCAGGGCGTGACCGTGCCGCGGCCTGAAGCCGCCTCTGGATTGCCGCTGTGCCCGCCATAG
- a CDS encoding protein of unknown function (Evidence 5 : Unknown function), whose amino-acid sequence MIEIGFDDDGLDRPAPAARQPSPDRDWRILEEGLEHPASGYFIAREEIASRRGDGLWTWPMQLAEKAWCAPLGFRRVFLAALDRYGVATDTDLARSFALGFGIQDAGQRHNDQFVALGELVRPRTAERKRTAPAEGRRTGRERPRQGADTRAPALDLSRSAG is encoded by the coding sequence ATGATCGAGATCGGCTTCGACGACGACGGGCTCGACCGGCCGGCACCTGCGGCGAGGCAGCCGTCCCCGGACCGCGACTGGCGCATTCTCGAGGAAGGCCTCGAACACCCGGCAAGCGGCTATTTCATTGCCCGTGAGGAGATTGCCAGCCGCCGCGGCGACGGGCTGTGGACCTGGCCGATGCAGCTCGCGGAAAAGGCGTGGTGTGCGCCGCTGGGCTTCCGGCGGGTCTTCCTGGCCGCCCTCGATCGCTACGGTGTGGCGACCGACACGGATCTCGCCCGCTCCTTCGCCCTCGGCTTCGGCATCCAGGATGCGGGGCAGCGGCACAACGACCAGTTCGTGGCGCTCGGCGAATTGGTGCGCCCGCGCACGGCGGAGCGCAAGCGGACGGCGCCGGCGGAGGGCCGCCGCACCGGTCGCGAGCGTCCGCGGCAGGGTGCGGACACCCGTGCGCCGGCGCTCGACCTCAGCCGCTCGGCCGGCTGA
- the acpXL gene encoding Specialized acyl carrier protein (ACP) (Evidence 2a : Function from experimental evidences in other organisms; PubMedId : 8943266; Product type c : carrier), producing MSNETATFDRVADIIAETADIPRDKITPESHAIDDLGIDSLAFLDIAFAVDKAFGIKLPLERWTQEVNEGKVPAEQYFVLKNLCARIDALVAEKAAKA from the coding sequence ATGTCGAACGAGACCGCCACCTTCGACCGCGTCGCGGATATCATTGCCGAGACGGCAGATATCCCGCGTGACAAGATCACGCCCGAGAGCCACGCCATCGACGATCTCGGCATCGATTCGCTCGCCTTCCTCGACATCGCCTTCGCGGTCGACAAGGCCTTCGGCATCAAGCTGCCGCTGGAGCGCTGGACCCAGGAAGTCAACGAGGGCAAGGTTCCGGCCGAGCAGTACTTCGTGCTGAAGAACCTCTGCGCACGCATCGACGCTCTGGTCGCCGAGAAGGCCGCCAAGGCCTGA
- a CDS encoding Putative beta-hydroxyacyl-(acyl-carrier-protein) dehydratase (FabZ-like) (Evidence 3 : Putative function from multiple computational evidences; PubMedId : 8910376; Product type e : enzyme) has translation MRLEYFEMIDSVVRLDRAAGRIEARALVPEASPVFEGHFPGHPLVPGVLLTETMAQASGYLVLAHLDFAQMPFLMAVDKARFRSFVGPGAALEITATLEHDGSGYAVTKAAIRHEGKALCDAELRFRTMPFPAGLDAPMRERARKIGLLDGAQP, from the coding sequence ATGCGGCTCGAATATTTCGAGATGATCGACTCCGTGGTGCGGCTCGACCGCGCCGCCGGCCGCATCGAGGCGCGGGCGCTCGTGCCCGAGGCGAGCCCGGTCTTCGAGGGACATTTCCCCGGCCACCCGCTGGTGCCGGGCGTCCTGCTCACCGAGACCATGGCACAGGCCTCCGGCTACCTCGTGCTGGCCCATCTCGACTTCGCGCAGATGCCGTTCCTCATGGCCGTGGACAAGGCACGCTTCCGCTCCTTCGTCGGTCCGGGGGCCGCCCTCGAGATCACGGCGACCCTGGAGCACGACGGCTCGGGCTATGCGGTGACGAAGGCCGCCATCCGCCACGAGGGCAAGGCGTTGTGCGACGCGGAGCTGCGGTTCCGCACCATGCCGTTTCCTGCGGGTCTCGACGCGCCGATGCGCGAACGCGCCCGGAAGATCGGCCTTCTGGATGGAGCCCAGCCGTGA